A single genomic interval of Microbulbifer variabilis harbors:
- a CDS encoding ABC transporter ATP-binding protein, which yields MASEKTIEAACVALELQRGRKSVLQGIHCAFKPFELTAVVGPNGAGKSSLLQCLSGVLSPDAGHVELNGLDAGQLPASQRARLGAFLPQSETPTWSLSAADMVALGLLPWGRLPDREQRVQQALLLVDAQEFAQRPVTQLSGGELRRVQLARLLVGRAPLLIADEPTAALDIRHQLQLMQNFRSLADSGKTVVLALHDLSLAARFCDRILLMLDGELLAQGTPQQVLTPTLIGEAYGVSCEFRWRDGIADFVPLDLLRKSSG from the coding sequence GGAATTGCAGCGAGGGCGCAAGAGTGTCCTGCAGGGAATCCATTGTGCTTTTAAGCCCTTCGAGCTGACCGCCGTGGTGGGCCCCAATGGCGCCGGCAAGAGCAGTCTGTTGCAGTGTTTATCAGGAGTCTTGTCCCCCGATGCGGGTCATGTTGAGCTGAATGGTCTTGATGCGGGGCAATTGCCGGCATCCCAGCGTGCGAGGCTGGGGGCTTTCCTACCGCAGTCGGAAACTCCGACCTGGTCTCTCAGTGCGGCGGATATGGTGGCGTTGGGGCTACTCCCCTGGGGACGGTTGCCAGACCGGGAGCAAAGGGTACAGCAGGCGTTGTTATTGGTGGATGCGCAGGAATTTGCCCAGCGCCCGGTCACTCAATTATCCGGTGGCGAGCTGCGCCGCGTGCAATTGGCCCGCCTGTTAGTGGGGCGGGCACCGCTGCTGATCGCCGATGAGCCCACTGCGGCGTTGGATATCCGTCACCAACTTCAGCTGATGCAGAACTTCCGCAGCCTGGCCGACAGTGGCAAAACCGTGGTGTTGGCACTGCACGACCTCAGCCTGGCGGCGCGCTTTTGCGATCGGATTCTCTTGATGCTGGATGGAGAATTGTTAGCTCAGGGAACACCGCAACAGGTACTGACTCCAACGTTGATTGGCGAAGCCTACGGGGTGAGTTGTGAATTCCGTTGGCGCGACGGTATCGCAGACTTTGTACCACTGGATTTGTTGCGAAAATCCAGTGGCTAG